From the genome of Castor canadensis chromosome 18, mCasCan1.hap1v2, whole genome shotgun sequence:
GTGGCCATCCTGCTGTATCTGAGCCGCAAGTACAAGACTCCTGACCACTGGTACCCCCAGGACCTGCAGGCCCAAGCCCGAGTGGATGAGTACCTGTCCTGGCAGCACACAGCCTTGAGGAGTTGCTGTACCAGGGCCATGTGGCAGAAGGTGAGCCACAGGAAGCAGGGATACCTCCCAGGATGCTCAAGGGATGGTGCTTTTCTGTTGAAAGGGTTCCTTTCAGATCTGGGACCTTAGAACACCAAATTTTGGAATGCCAGAGACTACCAATTGTGATACTTAGGATCAAGCACTTTAATGACATCCCAGGGAATTCATAAAAATGTGCTATCTGGGAAGGTGCATGTGTAGTGCTAGGTGGGTAGGGAGTGAGGCAGGGTAGCTGCTGCACTGAGGAGGGTTTTGTGTTCTGGTTTTAGTCCTAAGGGCAGTGGAAAATTTTGTGCAGGAAAGGGCACAAAAACCTGAAGGTGATGCATAGAATGGGAGTGGGATAAAGAATGGGCATTGGATGGAGCTTGACCCTCTCTCTACTTGCTGGCCTTCAGATGATGTTCCCTGTGTTCCTGGGCCAGCCGGTACCCCCTGAGACACTGGCAAACACTTTGGCTGAACTAGACAGGTGTCTGCAGCTACTAGAGGACAAGTTCCTGAGAGACCAAGCCTTCCTTACTGGGCCCCAAATCTCTGTGGCTGACTTGGTAGCCATCACAGAATTGATGCATGTGAGTGCCATGAAGTAAGGTGGTCCACTGAATTAGTGGGGAGGCTTTGGAGGGAGCTGATGTCCTTGCTCATGTTGACCTTTCTGGCTATAGGACCCTGGGTGAGTCACTTCACCTTCTGAGCCTgtctccttatctgtaaaacGAATCTTCATAAGCCCTCACTGCAAGGATGCTGAGAGGTCCCCTGGGAAGGGGACCTCCCCGCCAGACCATCACACATGTGGTGGAGGAGGGAAAATCCATTTGAGGAATCCTAAGGCAGGTCATGCTGCCTTGTGTTTAGTTATACCTAGCATATCAACCTCTTTTTCCATAGCCTGTTAGTGCTGGCTGCCAAGTCTTCGAAAGCCGACCAAAGCTGGCTGCGTGGCGCCAGCGTGTGGAGGCTGCAGTTGGGGAGGAGCTCTTCCAGGAGGCCCATGCAGTTGTCCTGAAGGCCAAGGATATGCCTCCATTGGACCCTATCTTGAAGGAGAAATTGAAGCATTCCGTCCAGGGTTTGTTGCACTGAGTGGGTCGCCTAGGCCTGAGGAGCCACCAAGGAAAACAATGACTTGTCAGAATACAGATGGGGCTTCTCTCTCTGGTTATACAGTGTCCACAAAGTCTGTGGTTCACAGTTTCATCATGCCAGCAACAAGTTATGTTCCTACCCAATTTTTACTCAAATATTTGGTCTGCATCTGACCTTTGGAGAGAGTTTTGGTAAATATTTGACCCTGTTCCTCTCTTTTGAaatcctgtgtttcctcactTCCCTGAAgctaaagaatgtcattgaacTTGGCAGTGAAGACCTTGCCCCACTCCTCCAAATTGTCCCTCTGACTTTATTCATTTCAGAACTCTTTCTCCTACTTTGGCTTTCTAGCCTTGGCTCTTGCTGTTCTTACCACACTTTCTTTGTCTGATGCCTCTCTTTTAGCACTTGGCCCCATGTTACTTCCCCAGAGAGAATTCTCAGATCACCTCAGTCCCAGGCCAGGATTGGTGACTACTCTGGGTTCCTCAGCCCCAGTGTTTTCCTCcttcagctctcacagggaacaGACTCCCTGGGCTGAGTACATGTCACAGATCAGGGTTGGCTGGGTAAAGAGTATCTGATTAGGAATGTCCTCCATGCCCtaggtctctctcctctctctgggaGTGATGTCTCCCACAGGTGGAATGTAAGGGCTAGATTCCTTGCAGGGAGGGAAGTCCCTGGCTTTTTCCTGACATTCCAAGTGCTGCTGAGTAGACTTGCTGCCCTAAGCCTGATCCTAACTCTGACTACTGTTTTCTCCCCACCCAACTGTGAGTTCCAAACTTACCACTTCATGACTGTCACATTTACCCATCTCGTATCATAGGCCTTCTGTCATATGAATTATCTAATAAATAAGCTGCTAACCAGACAAAGAAGGTGATGTCAGAATCTCAGCCTATTTGCCTTCCCACGGAGACTCCTTTAATATGCACACTTGTATAGAATTTCCTCTGTGCAACTGGATAGACTTGTTTTAAATGATCCTGCTACCTCCTAGTGGACAGTAACTCACAAGAGGCTACAGAGGCTGGTGCCTCAGGGATCAGGTGGCGATGCCCTTGTCCTAGGGGCATTCCAAATCCCATCTGTGCCAACCGGGGAAACCTGTAACCCTGTGTTACAGGTCTCCAGATTGTTCAAAAGAAGTCCAGATTTgagtctggggatgtagctcagtgatagagtgcttgtctagcatgcccaATGCCCTGGGCTGTATCTCCAACAACACAAGAACactaaaagacaaaacaacaaaaggccAACCGTTCAAGCACTCTAGGTAAAGCCAGGGGCTGGgagagtagctgaagtggtagagcatttatttgcctagcaagcctgaggcccataccagtatcaccaccaccaccaccaaaaaagggaaagTTTGCCGGCCTGGGCTACTTAGCGAGTTCAAGCATACATTGGGAGACcagttcagaaaaacaaatatgagagagactgggagagagggaggggggaaaggaagagagagattaCCATATTGAAGTTGCTGAACTTTGAAATGATAGCAAAGCGTTCAAAACCATTTTAAACCCCTGCGCGATGGGAAGGCTCCTACCGATGAGTATGTATGGGAAGAAGGGTGTTTAGACCTTTATATCAATAACGATTTAGGAGCTGGTGGGTTCAAAGCCTGAAAGTCTGAGAAGGAAACACTGCCCTGGGGCTGCAGCTGGGTGCCTGGGGCCCGGATCTGCCATCGCGTCCTGATGGGGGTAGGGTCACTCCTAACCGGCTAGGAGGTAGGACTTCCGGAGACTTGGAGCCAGCCCACGTGACTGACAGGCTGGGGTGTAGCCCTGGCAGCCAATCGGGAGTTGCCGATTCAGCCGAGCCAATGAGGAGCCTGGCTGCTGTGACGCCCCGCCCCTGAGCCCGTTCTGCCACCCTGGAGATCCCGAATCCAACTCGGCCCCAGTTCTCCGCTGCCTCTGCTCTTCCGTTCATCATGCCATTCATTGAGCTGGACACTAATTTGCCTGGCAACCGTGTGCCCGAGGGACTAGAGAAGCGACTCTGCTCGGCCACCGCCGCCATCCTGAACAAACCTGAGGAGGTGAGTGAGGATCGGGTGCCCTGGGCGCTGAGAGGTTGGGGGCCTGGGAGTTGGGCTCTGTCCACTCTCTGCCTCCCCACAATCACCCGGACTCTTCTCCCTAGGGACCCGCTGGTCTGCTAACCTCTGACCTTCTGTGCCCCATGAACCCATGGCCCTCTCTCCCCACGAGTGCCCTTCGTCGCTTTTCCCACCATGACCCCGATGTGACCTCCAAGCACCTTGGCGGGTGCCCTGAGCCATGACCCCTCGGGCCACGCGCGTGCGGTCTCTCACACGTCCCGGTGCTCAACGCCAATACTGCGGGCGCCAGCTTCAGGCGAAACTTTTGTGTCCATCGCAGCGCATAAATATTACCGTGAGGCCTGGCCTGACCATGACCCTGGGCGGATCCACGGAACCTTGTGCCCAGCTGGTTGTCTCCTCCATCGGCGTGGTGGGGACCGCTGAGGAGAACCGTGGCCACAGTGCCCGCTTCTTCGAGTTCCTCACTAAGGAGCTGGCCCTAGGCCAGGACCGGTATGTAGTAAGAGGACCTATTTGGGACTGCTGCTGCAACCAGAGGCAGTGATTCTGCCTCAGGGCATCTGAAgttggggggcggggggaatAAACCCTCTGCACTGTCCAGGAAGGGCACATGGGGGCCTTAGTGCAGGAAGGCCCACACACTCCTTTGCCACGCTGATGGTGGGTCTGCGGTCAGAATGGCTGTAAGATTGTTGAATTCCTGGCTCTACAGCCAACTGTCTGAGACCTGGTCAAGGCATGGTTTCTGGGACTTCAGTGTTTCCATCAGCACACTGGgaagagcctttttttttttaaagcatccttTAAGGCCATTGCAGGAGTCTTAGGGATGGCCTGTGCACCACATCTGCACCTTCAGAGTTTTATTACCCTGAAGAATCCAGAGAATCTTATTTTCAAGGAGAACTTCTCCAGTCTGGGTAGGATATCTGACTATGTTGTGAAACTGAAACCTTTGGACTAGGTGAGACTGGGGGGAGGGGATCACAGGGTAGTGAATGGAGCATTGGCCTGGATTCTGGGCGTCTAGCTAAGAGACCCCAAATAATCTCAAAGTGAAACACCTCCGATTTGCAGCCTCATCTGTGAATGGGGGCTGTTTCAGGCTAAATGAACTCTCTCACCCACAAGATAGCTttacctccttctcccctcctcaaAACCTGGCATCCTGTGGCAGGGTTAAAGCTTCCTCCTGGAGGAAAGATAGTCTCAAACCTAGTCTATGcccatgaaagaaaaaagcaggagAAGAGCAAAGGAACCTTCCAGAATGGAGTCCTGATTGGCCCAGGAAGGCTGTTGAGGAGTGGCTGCTCCTGGTGGGTGTTCAGATCCTCAAACTGGGAAGAGATAATAATTCTAACAATAAATTATATACCAATGCTTACCATGAGCAACACACTCAACAACCATAATAACATTTGATCCAAAACTGCATCCCTGGTCCCCTTGGTGTAGATTTGCCATTTCCATGAGGTAGAGATGTCTGCATTACATGAACCTTGCAGATGATAAAACTTGAGACCATGATCCCTGCCAGTCCTGCAGCCCCTGCCAAACTATCCCAGTCCCTGGTGCTCTTTATCAGGAACTTCTCATCTCTGGAAGAGGAGCCTTTATTCTTTCACAGACTTTAGTCATGGTCAGCCTATGCCTAGTCTTAAACCAGACTTTGAGAAAATTTAAGTGACTGGTGCCCGCAGTTAGGAGGGAAGGACTGTCCCTCTGAGCCCACAACTGACAGAAGCTATTGAGTATACAGCATACGCAGTCAGTCCTGGATGTCTGTCCTGGATGGACCGTGCCCATGTGCATCTGTCACCTTGCACCTGATCATTTCTCAGTCTGGGTCAATGGAAAATCATTAATGCCTTATGGGCCAACGTGGGCTGGCCTGAGAGCCCACAGTGGGAGTGCCTAGCAGGGGCCTTGCATCACGAGGAGATAGCCAAGTTACTGacatctttttctctgtttcttaaaGGATAGTTATCCGCTTTTACCCATTGGAGCCCTGGCAGATTGGAAAGAAAGGGACGGTCATGACATTTTTGTGATTGGCACAGAGTATCATGGGCATCTGTGAGCTGACTCTCCATTCCAGAGATGCCTCCTGGCAGAGTGAAGGCCTGATGAAAATCACATTTGGGTATCCCTTTTGCAGATATGTCTGTGATTCAcctaacatttttttcctcttctctaacttcaatgctaaataaataaagagaacctCATTATGCAAACATAACTTATTTACCTCTAAACTCTCTCTCCAGCAGCCTGGAACATATGGGCAGTTGGCTTGGTTTATGAAGAATATTGAACTGGGATGTTTCCTGTTGTCACATTTGCTGCTCCATATGTTTATAGCAATGAAATCAGGTGAAAGGCTCAGCCTGGAGGGTTGCAACACAATGGGAATGTGTGGGAGCACCTGGTCTGCCCTGGAACTTCCTGCATACTCTGGTGATGGCCTGAGATTTCTAATCTCAACTTAGTGTGGCCTAGACCGTCACTTTCTGTTGATTGCTATGCTGGCCTGGCACACAGGGCTGCTTGCATTTCAGGGATCTTCCCTGGACTCACTTTACATGCTGACTCTTGTTGACAAATGACTGGAGCAGGGAGCTGTGCATTATGCAAAATGCATGCCAGTCATGGGAAAGTAAAGTGCCAGCAAGCCAAGCATGGAAATGCAATGTCATTATAAACAATGAATGTTGTCCCTGTTCTCCAACTGAAATAACATACTATGCGTTTGCATTTCCGAGTATTTCCAGGTAGGGTAGGGAGATCCCAAAGGAAGTCTCCATCTAGGTAATTTTCCAGATGTTTGCGCACAGTTAAACTCAGCTCATGACCCTTAGACACTGGTGAAAGGTGTCTCCCTGCCAGTTAGATATCTGATGATCCGTGTCTTTAGTGTACTAGTGAAATGtcaaattgagatttttattctgTTAGTCTACATGGTTAATAAAGTTAGTTTCCAAATAAATATGCCTGTCTTCTGTGTTTGTGCCTGAGCACTGCTTAGGCCTCCTATTAAAAGTTGGCCTTGGTGCTtagggtgttgctcaagtggtacagtgttgccctagcaagtgcaaagccctgaattcagtaatgaaataaaatttgatccaggtgccagaggctctaagactcatacctgtaatcctagccactcaggagaatCACAATAAAATgccagccccggcaaaaagttctcaagaccccacctcaaccaacagCTAGCTATgctggcacatacctgtcatcccagtataaatagaaggatctcTGTCCAGGCtgaccagggcaaaaagtgagaccctatctccaaaataaccagagcaaaaagggctggaagtgtggctcgaggtagagcacctgcctagtaagtgtgaattCCCTGTACcgccacaaataaataaatgaaatgaaaggttGGCCTTGTAGTTTCTTTCTGTGGCTTGCTGTC
Proteins encoded in this window:
- the LOC109699627 gene encoding glutathione S-transferase theta-3 isoform X2; this encodes MGLELYLDLLSQPCRAVYIFAKKNSIPFQLRTVELLKGQHYTDSFAEVNPLRKVPALKDGDFTLAESVAILLYLSRKYKTPDHWYPQDLQAQARVDEYLSWQHTALRSCCTRAMWQKMMFPVFLGQPVPPETLANTLAELDRCLQLLEDKFLRDQAFLTGPQISVADLVAITELMHDPGLLVLAAKSSKADQSWLRGASVWRLQLGRSSSRRPMQLS
- the LOC109699627 gene encoding glutathione S-transferase theta-3 isoform X1; this encodes MGLELYLDLLSQPCRAVYIFAKKNSIPFQLRTVELLKGQHYTDSFAEVNPLRKVPALKDGDFTLAESVAILLYLSRKYKTPDHWYPQDLQAQARVDEYLSWQHTALRSCCTRAMWQKMMFPVFLGQPVPPETLANTLAELDRCLQLLEDKFLRDQAFLTGPQISVADLVAITELMHPVSAGCQVFESRPKLAAWRQRVEAAVGEELFQEAHAVVLKAKDMPPLDPILKEKLKHSVQGLLH
- the LOC109699628 gene encoding D-dopachrome decarboxylase-like, with protein sequence MPFIELDTNLPGNRVPEGLEKRLCSATAAILNKPEERINITVRPGLTMTLGGSTEPCAQLVVSSIGVVGTAEENRGHSARFFEFLTKELALGQDRIVIRFYPLEPWQIGKKGTVMTFL